The following proteins are co-located in the bacterium CG_4_10_14_0_2_um_filter_33_32 genome:
- the trpS gene encoding tryptophan--tRNA ligase: MKNRIFSGIQPSGTLHIGNYLGAIVNWVKLQEEYESFFCIVDLHAITVKQDPKILKQKIREVAAIYLATGIDLQKSVIFVQSHRPEHAELGWILNTITYISELERMTQFKDKSKRHSENINTGLFDYPVLMAADILLYKTKIVPVGEDQLQHIELTRDIAKRFNNTFGETFIVPKADIRKDTARIMGLDNPSEKMSKSAKSLYNYIALTDSADTIREKIKKAVTDTGKEIKYDEKNKPAISNLLNIYRGFTDEPISEIEERYRNKGYADFKKDLAEVIINGLEKFHQKFNQLQKEPQYLEKILKDGADKAGKVAIPALEEVKNKVGLG; the protein is encoded by the coding sequence AGAATTTTTTCAGGCATACAGCCAAGCGGTACTCTTCATATAGGTAACTACTTAGGAGCCATCGTTAATTGGGTTAAACTTCAAGAAGAATACGAAAGCTTTTTTTGTATTGTTGATTTACACGCTATCACGGTAAAACAAGACCCTAAAATTTTAAAACAAAAGATAAGGGAAGTAGCTGCAATATATCTAGCTACCGGTATAGACCTTCAAAAATCAGTAATATTTGTACAGTCTCACAGGCCAGAGCACGCTGAGCTGGGTTGGATTTTAAATACTATAACTTACATAAGTGAATTAGAAAGAATGACTCAGTTTAAAGATAAATCAAAGCGTCACTCCGAAAACATAAATACTGGCTTATTTGATTATCCGGTTTTAATGGCTGCTGATATTCTTTTATATAAAACAAAGATCGTACCTGTAGGCGAAGATCAACTTCAGCATATCGAATTAACAAGAGATATTGCTAAAAGATTCAATAATACTTTCGGAGAAACCTTTATTGTGCCCAAAGCAGACATCCGAAAAGATACAGCTAGAATTATGGGATTAGATAACCCAAGTGAAAAAATGAGCAAATCAGCAAAAAGCTTATATAATTATATTGCCTTAACGGATTCAGCAGACACTATAAGAGAGAAGATTAAAAAAGCAGTAACTGATACCGGCAAAGAAATTAAATACGATGAAAAAAACAAACCGGCCATTTCTAATCTTCTAAATATTTACCGCGGATTTACAGATGAACCAATTTCTGAAATAGAAGAAAGATATAGAAACAAGGGTTACGCTGATTTTAAAAAAGATTTAGCAGAAGTGATTATTAACGGACTAGAAAAATTTCATCAAAAATTTAACCAATTGCAAAAAGAACCTCAATACTTAGAAAAAATATTAAAAGATGGCGCTGATAAAGCAGGTAAAGTTGCAATACCAGCATTAGAAGAAGTTAAAAATAAAGTAGGCTTAGGTTAG